TCGTATTTATTTTAGAGAGATCGAAAATTTTATCTCTCAAAGTGGatcgtatttttgaatttttgaaaaggttgtTTTTACATTTAGCGATTTTAAGTTTTTCCATCGATGATGAATAGTGACCCATATTAGTTTGTTTCGAAATGATGGGTGAAAATGGAGTGAATATTTTGGTTGATGGTTCGTGACGTTTGGAATCTTGGTTTTCTTTAACGCTTTCAGTTACAGCTGGTAATGTAGAATTCTTCGGTTTCTGATCAGGCGGTATCGATTCATTTTTAcgttcaaattccaaaatattgtaAGCTTCAGAATGAACTTTACTTTCCAATTGATTCTGTTTCTCATGCACCGGTTCAACTGTGGAAGTTTCATCTTTGGACTGATTCACATTTATTTCGTCGGTATTACTTCCAATAGATTTGTTTGAAACAAACGTACTTTGATcttctaaattcaattttcgttttACTTTCTTGATAGCCATAAAAACTGGCGAACGGCAACGCGAAGAATCATCTTGCTTTATATGACTATAATGAACGAAATCCTTTTTAGTCGTAGTACAACCAGACGCATTATCTACAAAATCAACGGCAACATCTTCTTTTTTACTGTTTGACAGGTTGTATTTTGAAAACGCTAAATTCAACAGCAACCCGCTTCGAGCCGAATCACTGTTTGGTACGCCGgggaatttctttttcaaagaaagtTTAATCTCCTTCTTGTTAGATTTGGTTTTCTGGCATAAAACAGGCGAGGTAAGCTTTGGTCTTTTTACTGATTGTTCGAATTcagtgaataattttctacgACAACTGATAACTGAACCCACCGACGATCTGTAGCTGCCACTGAACCGAGTTCGATTTTTATTCGGTGACTGAACGGCGTTTCGGATATCTGGTAGTGATCTCTGATCTGCCACACTGGAGGTCTTACTTCTGAAGCCGCACAAACTCAAATTCTTGTCACTAAATCGTAAACTACTGACATCGTCGTTATCGGCGTCAACGTCGAAGTTTAGTTTCCTCTTGGCGCATTTTTTACTTGGGAACACAAATGATGATAAGCTACTGCTAATACTCTTGTTCGGTTCAGTTCGATTGGTGACATTTTGAATACTactggtttcggttttggtttcaaGACGTTGGTCAGACGAGTCAGGTTTAGGATCTGTTACAGGAAACTGAGGTAGATGTTTCGATTGATTTTCGCTGACGTTTTGTAATGATAATTTGCGATGAAGCCTCTGTTTTTTGCACGAACttggtttgaatttgaaaacaggTGAACCAGCCATTATAAAAGACTTCTCGCATACTCATTACCTGAAATCAATTCATGTAAAGGAAATAAATTAGCtgattacaaattgaaattaattcctACGGCAAAACTGGAGTGTTTGTTCGGTATTAATTCTACTTTCAGAAGACAGACTTACCCAAGTTTGGTGGATAAAAAATCTTCGTGATCACACATCGAGAAAATATTTGACAACTATCACAGTTCCATAGCAACAGCTCCAATATTAATTTCATAAACTATTAAATATTCTCAGAATTGATTGCAAATTGCTTATTGCTAATTACTTTACTTTTCCAGTTTTCGCATTTGCCGCTCACAGCTGGTGTTTATGTGGAATTGTTTATTGACTTGTAGAAAAGTTGATAAGAGCAGCAtgatcaaaaacaaaatgatcGGAGCCAGCGCCTCTCgtggaaatgaatgaaaattacaaataattttcttcCTGGTCCGGGCTGTTTCTCTTATCTATGAGATTCAAAAGCATTGAtgctttctgattctgattttttctgaaatttctgaTTATTTGAGAAgtgttttgttttaattaaataCATCTATTTGATCATGAAAAGATGCATTTTTTAATCGGTAAATGAGACCATACAGAcagttttgaaagtgaaaagcCGCTTTATTATCTGCATTGTTTTCCCGCATCGGATTTTTGCATATCTACGTGTGATGTGAACTTGCGAAGGCGCTGTTTTATCTGCATTTTGCCGAGTACTTCTCCTATACGTAAATTGATTTATAATTATTCAACTAatcgaattatttgaaaaatggaatctTCGTCCATCGTACTTTGCAAAGATCGGCTTCAAGAGCAACTTCAAAAAGCAAAAGAGAGTCTTAAAGGGGttgatgataatttgaaaaaattcatctctagGAACATTTCGGAAGCTCCATTACGGTAAAGATATTTATTTACACATTTGAGCattattttcactttgttttcaatcatttttcttaCGAATCGACTGATTTCTGAAATAATTTAATATATTTATATAGATCTGCGTTTAACAAAACTGCCGCACAAACCGCTGATAAGTGGAAATCGAATAAAGAAGAAAGTTTATCTTCAAATAATCGGTGAGTTGTAATAATTTGCGGATTACCAAGTTGTAATCacgttttaaataattattctatTGCCGctgttactgtttttttttcagtcgtcGACCAGCGAGAGTGTTGAATGATGCTGACATTGAAAATATACCTGTTAAGAAAAGATTAGGTCCTAAAGTTCTGCATAGTAGGTGAGTTTCTTGCGGAATATATTCATTTAATTAGCTAATAGTCAGTTGTTCATGAAAGTATTGacattacatatttttcaacagtATAAGTGGCCCCCCGAGAAAATCTGATGATATTGACGATAGTTACATGAAGAAGGTATAATATTTCCCATAAATTAAATAGTAATAATTCACCTACTCGTGTTTTAAGTAATCAATTTGTTTTCTTAATTCTCGATTTTCAGCCCTCAGTACTTTCTTGTGTAGTTGCTAAGCCTCATGTTTTACCGTCCCGAAAAGATGCTGTATCAGTCAAAACATATACAGAAACTAGAGCAAGGTACgtagattttttgatattttacacTCTGAACATCCTATTGGTAACTAAATTTGATTCAGTCTTTTAATCAATtgtttaatgattttaaaattggcaatttttctacTTTAGAGACCGTCGTATGTTTGGAGCTTTATTGGGCACTCTGCAGAAATTTCGTCAAGAAGAAACCCAGCTCAAAGATAAAGTAAGATATAATTACGATGAATCATCATCTGTGTAGGATATATAGGATGAATCTTCATTGTGTAGTTATGCTTCGGCTATTTTGAtaacaaaattcatttcatgtttcgtttatcaattattgaaaaattttataggaAGACAAAAAAGCAaaggttgagaaaaaattagaagaagCTGCTAagcgtgaaaaagaaaaattgcgTTTAGAGAGGCAAAGATTGATGGATATCCGAAAAGAACGAGAAGAATATATTAAAGCAGTAGAAAACAACATGAAGTTGGTTAAAGAGGTAATTCAAGAttacatttttcatcttttataaTGTAAATATCAGTTTATTAATACCGGTAAATGATGTTGATATAGCAAGAGCAATGGGAAGAATTGCAACAACCGCTATTTAATTATATTCGTACCGAATCATCTCCCACAATTTGTTATTTACCCAAGGTGCACAATGAAAAAACGACTCAATTGTTAGAACAGTGTCGAACCGACCTATCTAGTAAGAGAATAACTCATTACGCAATGTGTTTATATATTGAActtcttgaataaaaatcattttaatcattgtcatttttcagaaatgattgCTGAAAAAAGGCAAAGTGTGAAAGAAGAAGTAGATTCGTTAATTTCTCAGTATAAAAATGTCGATATTGAAGAACTGAGTCAGGAAACCGGAATGTCTCTTCAACACACATTCAGTGATCGCAACACGTCTGAAAATAGCGAATCGCATCACGATACGAATGTATCGAATGGCAGTTGGTCTAACGATAATAACGCTAAGGCATCTTGGAAATCTGCCAGTAACGACACCGATAACGCTTATTCAGCTAAAGAGCAaagattgaagaaaaaatcgaaatctggTGAGTATCCCATACTAGACTTCTATCTTTTGTTTACTTGTATCCATCACGTAGcggtgtttttttattttttttttattgcagaaaCTGTTTTCGTTAAACAAGAAAAAGAAGACGATTACGAGAAAACGGTTTCcgtaaaacaagaaaaaattcctGTTAGTGAACCTGCGACAGATAAAGATGGCGATGAACATTCAAACGTAGATCGTGATGAAGTGCCTGAAAGTAAAAGCGAGAAGAATTCATCTCCTGAAGGCGAATCTCCAAAAGATGTCCCTGAGGATGTTGAAAAGACCAGTAGCAAAATGCAAACAGAAGATACTGATGCAATGAACGATGAAATTGATCACAGTGTTTATTAATCGAGATGTCTACAGCTAATGGGTTCAGTAttcgtgaattgaaaaaaatcagtatgtGTTGTTATAGTTCCaccatttttattgttttaaccGAAATTAGTTAATTCAGCAGGAAAGGTTTCAgttaagtattatttttcaatacgaatttgaaaaattgggttgtgtggtatttttttttcattttcgaagtaagc
The sequence above is a segment of the Planococcus citri chromosome 3, ihPlaCitr1.1, whole genome shotgun sequence genome. Coding sequences within it:
- the Pnn gene encoding pinin; this encodes MESSSIVLCKDRLQEQLQKAKESLKGVDDNLKKFISRNISEAPLRSAFNKTAAQTADKWKSNKEESLSSNNRRRPARVLNDADIENIPVKKRLGPKVLHSSISGPPRKSDDIDDSYMKKPSVLSCVVAKPHVLPSRKDAVSVKTYTETRARDRRMFGALLGTLQKFRQEETQLKDKEDKKAKVEKKLEEAAKREKEKLRLERQRLMDIRKEREEYIKAVENNMKLVKEQEQWEELQQPLFNYIRTESSPTICYLPKVHNEKTTQLLEQCRTDLSKMIAEKRQSVKEEVDSLISQYKNVDIEELSQETGMSLQHTFSDRNTSENSESHHDTNVSNGSWSNDNNAKASWKSASNDTDNAYSAKEQRLKKKSKSETVFVKQEKEDDYEKTVSVKQEKIPVSEPATDKDGDEHSNVDRDEVPESKSEKNSSPEGESPKDVPEDVEKTSSKMQTEDTDAMNDEIDHSVY